From Erigeron canadensis isolate Cc75 chromosome 8, C_canadensis_v1, whole genome shotgun sequence, one genomic window encodes:
- the LOC122578659 gene encoding putative B3 domain-containing protein Os10g0537100 isoform X1: MNFIGKTSGDDSGSSTGSRRQQQEEEDEEERRNTTTGGPITGQSLFPNNSSSSSSPSPHQPPSFHPHQPPYQNPRGGWMFDGHGGEPSTRIISSSHDPMMLDNYSPSAVTPASADTNINDDDNNNQQAGGGERGMMMVVEREHMFDKVVTPSDVGKLNRLVIPKQHAERYFPLDSSTNDKGLLLNFEDRNGKPWRFRYSYWNSSQSYVMTKGWSRFVKDKKLDAGDIVSFQRGVGGSAKDRLFIDWRHRPDAPAPPYQLSSFPLPHHHQYSFQNRNIHPWNPLFLQSQPVPSRSHSNLMLQPPPNYRYGLTNTTGPYHNIGTGSVVNVNNNQGGGGGSSSGSVIYFRSAAGGIPQHHQMDMMHHHHQRSGVGIGSSVDPPLLPPPPTPQSHHQPSNLVFESVPVVHGKAAAKRLRLFGVNMDCPISDEDDQADYDGPSSMASAATTSMGNYHHDRDTLYHYPPTPSSSTIPYLQLRPNYGGGSEISQHHESPMASSPSTTDIAFNKANKSSSSSHMSLDLDI; this comes from the coding sequence ATGAATTTTATTGGAAAGACTAGTGGTGATGATAGTGGTAGTAGCACTGGTAGTAGAAGACAAcagcaagaagaagaagatgaagaagaaagacgAAACACGACGACAGGAGGTCCAATTACAGGTCAGTCGTTATTCCCTAATAATTCATCTTCGTCTTCATCTCCTTCTCCTCATCAACCCCCGTCGTTTCATCCTCATCAACCTCCATACCAAAATCCGCGTGGAGGATGGATGTTTGATGGCCACGGGGGCGAGCCTTCGACACGGATAATTAGTAGTAGTCATGACCCCATGATGTTGGATAATTACTCTCCATCAGCTGTGACACCTGCATCAGCCGATACAAATatcaatgatgatgataataataatcaacAAGCAGGTGGAGGAGAAAGAgggatgatgatggtggtggagaGAGAGCACATGTTTGATAAAGTGGTGACCCCGAGTGATGTCGGGAAGCTCAATCGTCTCGTGATACCGAAGCAACACGCCGAGAGATACTTCCCGTTGGATTCGTCCACCAACGACAAGGGGCTTTTGCTGAATTTTGAAGATAGGAACGGAAAACCCTGGAGGTTTAGGTACTCGTATTGGAACAGCAGCCAAAGCTACGTGATGACCAAAGGTTGGAGCCGTTTTGTTAAAGATAAGAAGCTAGATGCTGGGGACATAGTTTCCTTCCAACGCGGGGTCGGTGGTTCGGCCAAGGACCGGTTGTTTATAGACTGGAGGCACCGTCCAGATGCACCCGCCCCACCGTACCAATTATCATCATTTCCACTGCCGCATCATCACCAGTATTCTTTTCAAAACAGGAATATTCATCCTTGGAATCCGCTTTTCTTGCAATCACAACCAGTCCCATCAAGAAGTCACTCTAACTTAATGCTACAGCCGCCTCCTAATTACCGATATGGATTAACAAACACCACCGGCCCTTACCACAATATAGGTACTGGCAGTGTAGTTAATGTGAATAATAAtcaaggtggtggtggtggttctTCATCAGGATCAGTAATTTATTTTAGATCAGCAGCAGGTGGTATCCCACAACATCATCAGATGGATATgatgcatcatcatcatcaaagaaGTGGGGTTGGAATTGGATCATCAGTGGATCCACCTCTACTACCTCCACCGCCAACACCGCAATCTCATCATCAACCTTCTAATCTAGTGTTTGAATCCGTACCAGTGGTTCATGGGAAAGCAGCTGCTAAGCGGCTTCGGTTGTTTGGAGTTAACATGGATTGCCCCATTTCAGATGAAGATGATCAAGCTGATTATGACGGCCCCTCCTCAATGGCTTCGGCTGCCACTACTTCCATGGGAAATTACCATCATGACCGGGATACCCTTTATCACTATCCACCAACACCGTCTTCTTCTACTATACCTTACCTGCAATTGAGGCCTAATTATGGAGGAGGATCAGAAATTTCCCAGCACCATGAGTCCCCAATGGCGTCTTCTCCATCTACTACTGATATTGCCTTCAATAAAGccaacaaatcatcatcatcttctcaTATGTCTTTGGATTtggatatatga
- the LOC122578659 gene encoding B3 domain-containing protein Os03g0120900-like isoform X2, producing the protein MNFIGKTSGDDSGSSTGSRRQQQEEEDEEERRNTTTGGPITGGGERGMMMVVEREHMFDKVVTPSDVGKLNRLVIPKQHAERYFPLDSSTNDKGLLLNFEDRNGKPWRFRYSYWNSSQSYVMTKGWSRFVKDKKLDAGDIVSFQRGVGGSAKDRLFIDWRHRPDAPAPPYQLSSFPLPHHHQYSFQNRNIHPWNPLFLQSQPVPSRSHSNLMLQPPPNYRYGLTNTTGPYHNIGTGSVVNVNNNQGGGGGSSSGSVIYFRSAAGGIPQHHQMDMMHHHHQRSGVGIGSSVDPPLLPPPPTPQSHHQPSNLVFESVPVVHGKAAAKRLRLFGVNMDCPISDEDDQADYDGPSSMASAATTSMGNYHHDRDTLYHYPPTPSSSTIPYLQLRPNYGGGSEISQHHESPMASSPSTTDIAFNKANKSSSSSHMSLDLDI; encoded by the exons ATGAATTTTATTGGAAAGACTAGTGGTGATGATAGTGGTAGTAGCACTGGTAGTAGAAGACAAcagcaagaagaagaagatgaagaagaaagacgAAACACGACGACAGGAGGTCCAATTACAG GTGGAGGAGAAAGAgggatgatgatggtggtggagaGAGAGCACATGTTTGATAAAGTGGTGACCCCGAGTGATGTCGGGAAGCTCAATCGTCTCGTGATACCGAAGCAACACGCCGAGAGATACTTCCCGTTGGATTCGTCCACCAACGACAAGGGGCTTTTGCTGAATTTTGAAGATAGGAACGGAAAACCCTGGAGGTTTAGGTACTCGTATTGGAACAGCAGCCAAAGCTACGTGATGACCAAAGGTTGGAGCCGTTTTGTTAAAGATAAGAAGCTAGATGCTGGGGACATAGTTTCCTTCCAACGCGGGGTCGGTGGTTCGGCCAAGGACCGGTTGTTTATAGACTGGAGGCACCGTCCAGATGCACCCGCCCCACCGTACCAATTATCATCATTTCCACTGCCGCATCATCACCAGTATTCTTTTCAAAACAGGAATATTCATCCTTGGAATCCGCTTTTCTTGCAATCACAACCAGTCCCATCAAGAAGTCACTCTAACTTAATGCTACAGCCGCCTCCTAATTACCGATATGGATTAACAAACACCACCGGCCCTTACCACAATATAGGTACTGGCAGTGTAGTTAATGTGAATAATAAtcaaggtggtggtggtggttctTCATCAGGATCAGTAATTTATTTTAGATCAGCAGCAGGTGGTATCCCACAACATCATCAGATGGATATgatgcatcatcatcatcaaagaaGTGGGGTTGGAATTGGATCATCAGTGGATCCACCTCTACTACCTCCACCGCCAACACCGCAATCTCATCATCAACCTTCTAATCTAGTGTTTGAATCCGTACCAGTGGTTCATGGGAAAGCAGCTGCTAAGCGGCTTCGGTTGTTTGGAGTTAACATGGATTGCCCCATTTCAGATGAAGATGATCAAGCTGATTATGACGGCCCCTCCTCAATGGCTTCGGCTGCCACTACTTCCATGGGAAATTACCATCATGACCGGGATACCCTTTATCACTATCCACCAACACCGTCTTCTTCTACTATACCTTACCTGCAATTGAGGCCTAATTATGGAGGAGGATCAGAAATTTCCCAGCACCATGAGTCCCCAATGGCGTCTTCTCCATCTACTACTGATATTGCCTTCAATAAAGccaacaaatcatcatcatcttctcaTATGTCTTTGGATTtggatatatga
- the LOC122611298 gene encoding metal tolerance protein 1-like: MDARIDISEENRSAGSKVCGGAPCGFSDAKTSSREARERSASMWKLWGGVILCFLFMGVEVFGGIRAHSLAILTDAAHLLSDVAAFAISLFSVWASGWEATPRQSYGFFRIEILGTLVSIQIIWLLTGILVYEAIDRLVYGTVEVEGSLMFAIATFGLVVNILMMFILGHDHGHGHSHGHGHGHDHGHQEHDHGHSEDDVEEVHIHGVSVTTHQHHHHGHGDDHHHDHTHDEHSEPLLKTYPADKTKEKKKRNINVQGAYLHVLGDSIQSIGVMIGAAVIWYNPNLKIIDPICTLLFSIIVLYTTINMVRDILEVLMESTPREIDATSLERGLCEINEVVAIHELHIWAITVGKVLLACHVIIRRDADADMVLDKVVDYIKREYNISHVTIQIERE; encoded by the coding sequence ATGGATGCTCGTATCGATATATCTGAAGAGAATAGGTCTGCCGGGTCAAAAGTTTGTGGGGGGGCACCGTGCGGGTTTTCGGATGCCAAAACTAGTTCACGAGAGGCGAGAGAGCGATCGGCGTCTATGTGGAAGCTTTGGGGTGGGGTTATATTGTGTTTCCTTTTTATGGGTGTAGAAGTTTTTGGTGGAATTAGAGCCCATAGTCTTGCTATTTTAACCGATGCTGCTCATTTGTTATCTGATGTGGCCGCCTTTGCTATATCGTTGTTCTCTGTTTGGGCTTCTGGGTGGGAAGCTACACCTCGTCAGTCTTACGGGTTTTTCCGGATTGAGATTCTTGGAACTCTTGTGTCGATCCAAATTATATGGCTGCTTACCGGGATCCTTGTGTATGAGGCTATAGATAGACTTGTTTATGGTACGGTAGAAGTTGAAGGTAGTCTTATGTTTGCAATTGCTACTTTTGGGTTAGTTGTTAATATACTTATGATGTTCATACTTGGTCATGACCACGGACATGGTCATAGTCATGGTCACGGTCATGGTCATGATCATGGGCATCAAGAGCACGATCATGGTCACAGTGAAGATGATGTTGAGGAAGTGCATATCCATGGAGTTAGTGTGACAACCCACCAACACCATCATCATGGTCACGGTGACGATCACCATCATGATCATACCCACGATGAGCATAGCGAGCCTTTGTTAAAGACGTACCCTGCAGATAAAAccaaggaaaagaagaagagaaatatTAATGTTCAAGGGGCTTATCTACACGTGTTGGGTGATTCGATTCAGAGTATTGGGGTGATGATCGGTGCTGCAGTTATTTGGTACAACCCGAATCTGAAAATCATTGACCCCATATGCACATTGTTATTTTCCATTATAGTGTTGTATACCACTATCAATATGGTGCGTGATATATTAGAGGTTCTGATGGAAAGCACACCGAGGGAAATAGATGCAACGAGTCTGGAAAGGGGTTTATGTGAGATCAATGAGGTGGTTGCTATTCATGAACTCCATATCTGGGCTATTACAGTCGGGAAAGTGCTGTTAGCTTGCCATGTAATTATAAGGCGTGACGCTGATGCTGATATGGTGCTCGATAAAGTGGTGGACTACATCAAAAGGGAGTATAACATCAGCCATGTCACAATTCAGATAGAGCGTGAATAG
- the LOC122610001 gene encoding ubiquitin carboxyl-terminal hydrolase 9-like — MTIADSGSMMDNESLCLPCTPEDELSIVKDLIQKADSCLKEGNLYFVISNRWYRKWQKYVGEETGEFQFEEISIDKHASPLKKAVERPEPIDNSDIISSDGAEHVSDLQLSRTLVEGSDYVLVPQEVWEKLHGWYKGGPALPRKMISLGIAGTPSVEVYPLALKLIDSRDKSETIMHISRKASLQKLYEQVSALKGVELAKVRIWDYFNDRKQAALADSNRTLEESNLQMDQSILFDVQVDGFIPSGSGMDSTGNELALVPMEPQRSSRTIAGGPSLSNGYGLDYGSSLYRGSTLGSVLTDTEDAGNFVKNAPRGDRGLAGLQNLGNTCFMNSALQCLVHTPPLVDYFLQDYTDEINKQNPLGMHGELAVAFGELLRKLWSSGRTSVPPRAFKGKLARFAPQFSGYNQHDSQELLAFLLDGLHEDLNRVKQKPYFETKDSDGRPDEEVANEFWRYHKARNDSIVVDVCQGQYKSTLVCPVCEKISITFDPFMYLSLPLPSTASRPMTVTVFYGDGSTLPMPYTVNVLKHGYCKDLFQALGTACCLGSDETLVLAEVYDHYIYRYLENGDLLHTIKDDECIVAYRLSKIQAEFSKLEICHRYLENSKVGERKKYLTPLVTYLEDVKKGADIELAVNRVLAPLRRTAFSSLNMSEGVKVNGFASELTEESTSECPMDTGASSPLNDLKDNFSDEFSFQLCITNEKGMGCKPISKDSVIKPSKLVKVFLDWTDKEHESYDASYLKDLPMVHKPGITVKKTKQESISLFSCLDAFLKEEPLGPDDMWYCPGCKEHRQATKKLDLWRLPDIIVFHLKRFSYSRFLKNKLDTFVNFPIHNLDLSKYVKSEDPSGGCNVYELYAISNHYGGLGGGHYSAYAKLIEEDRWYHFDDSHVTPVSEGDIRTSAAYLLFYQRVKTTKPNGPVGESSEVQEDI, encoded by the exons ATGACGATTGCTGATTCAGGCTCGATGATGGATAACGAATCACTATGCTTGCCTTGCACTCCAGAAGATGAATTATCAATTGTAAAAGATTTAATCCAAAAAGCTGATTCTTGTTTGAAAGAAGGcaatttgtattttgttatttccAACag GTGGTATAGAAAATGGCAGAAGTATGTGGGTGAGGAGACTGGTGAATTTCAGTTTGAAGAGATTTCTATTGATAAACATGCTTCGCCATTGAAAAAAGCAGTAGAGAGGCCCGAGCCTATAGATAATTCAGATATTATTTCAAGTGATGGTGCCGAACATGTGAGTGACTTACAGCTATCTAGAACACTTGTTGAAGGAAGTGATTATGTTTTAGTTCCTCAAGAAGTTTGGGAGAAGCTTCATGGATG GTACAAAGGAGGACCTGCTTTACCAAGGAAGATGATATCCCTTGGAATTGCGGGCACACCTTCAGTTGAGGTGTACCCGCTAGCTTTGAAATTGATTGATTCAAGAGACAAGAGCGAAACTATCATGCACATAAGTAGAAag GCTTCGCTACAGAAACTTTATGAGCAGGTATCTGCACTCAAGGGTGTAGAACTTGCAAAG GTACGCATCTGGGACTATTTTAATGATCGCAAGCAGGCGGCACTAGCTGATTCGAATCGAACACTGGAGGAGTCCAACCTGCAGATGGATCAATCT ATTCTTtttgatgtgcaagttgatggtTTTATACCTTCTGGTTCGGGCATGGATTCCACAGGAAATGAGCTAGCTTTGGTTCCCATGGAACCACAAAGATCATCTCGGACAATAGCTGGTGGCCCAAGTTTGTCTAACGGTTATGGGCTAGACTACGGCTCTAGTTTGTATCGGGGAAGCACCCTAGGCTCTGTACTTACAGACACGGAGGATGCAGGTAATTTTGTGAAGAATGCTCCCCGAGGAGATAGAGGTTTAGCGGGACTGCAGAATTTAGGAAACACTTGTTTCATGAATAGTGCACTTCAATGTCTAGTCCATACTCCACCTCTCGTGGACTACTTTTTGCAGGATTATACCGACGAGATCAACAAGCAAAACCCTCTAGGAATGCAT GGTGAACTTGCAGTTGCATTTGGTGAGCTATTGAGGAAACTTTGGTCTTCTGGTCGTACCTCAGTTCCACCTCGTGCTTTTAAAGGAAAACTTGCTCGCTTTGCACCCCAGTTTAGTGGATATAATCAGCATGATTCTCAA GAACTTCTTGCCTTCTTGCTGGATGGGTTGCATGAAGATCTGAATCGAGTCAAGCAAAAGCCTTATTTTGAGACAAAAGATTCTGATGGTCGCCCAGATGAGGAAGTTGCAAATGAGTTTTGGAGGTACCACAAAGCTCGAAATGACTCGATTGTGGTGGATGTGTGCCAG GGTCAGTATAAGTCGACACTGGTTTGTCCCGTTTGTGAGAAAATCTCAATCACATTTGACCCGTTCATGTACTTGTCTCTGCCGCTACCTTCAACGGCGAGTCGTCCAATGACAGTAACGGTATTTTATGGAGATGGAAGTACCTTACCAATGCCATATACTGTTAATGTTTTAAAACATGGGTACTGCAAAGATCTCTTCCAGGCATTGGGTACTGCATGTTGCTTAGGAAGTGATGAGACTTTGGTTCTTGCAGAG GTATATGATCACTATATATATCGTTACTTGGAGAACGGGGATTTATTGCATacaatcaaagatgatgaatGCATTGTGGCCTACAGACTTTCCAAAATACAAGCTGAATTTTCGAAGCTAGAAATATGCCACCGATATCTGGAGAA CTCGAAGGTGGGTGAGAGAAAGAAATACTTGACACCTTTGGTTACCTATTTAGAAGACGTAAAGAAAGGTGCAGATATTGAGTTAGCGGTTAACCGGGTGCTGGCTCCACTGAGAAGAACAGCTTTTTCATCACTAAACATGAGTGAGGGTGTAAAAGTAAATGGATTTGCTTCAGAACTCACCGAAGAGTCCACCAGTGAATGTCCGATGGATACGGGAGCTAGTAGCCCATTAAATGACCTGAAAGACAACTTTAGTGATGAATTTTCATTCCAGTTATGCATAACGAATGAGAAGGGTATGGGTTGCAAACCAATCTCAAAAGATTCAGTTATAAAACCAAGCAAATTAGTGAAGGTATTTCTGGATTGGACTGACAAGGAGCACGAGTCATATGATGCCAGCTATCTCAAGGACCTTCCCATGGTGCACAAACCCGGGATTACTGTTAAGAAGACCAAGCAAGAATCCATCTCGTTATTTTCTTGTCTGGATGCATTCTTGAAGGAGGAGCCTCTAGGACCTGATGATATGTG GTATTGCCCTGGTTGCAAGGAACATCGACAAGCAACCAAGAAATTGGACTTGTGGAGACTGCCTGATATTATAGTTTTCCATCTAAAGCGATTCTCCTACAGCCGTTTTTTGAAGAACAAACTTGACACATTTGTGAATTTTCCAATTCACAACCTTGATTTAAGCAAATATGTTAAAAGTGAAGATCCATCTGGTGGATGTAATGTGTATGAGTTGTATGCTATTAGCAATCATTATGGTGGCCTTGGTGGTGGTCATTACTCTGCATATGCAAAG CTGATTGAAGAAGATAGATGGTATCACTTTGATGATTCTCATGTAACTCCTGTAAGTGAAGGTGACATCAGGACATCAGCAGCGTATTTGTTGTTTTACCAGAGAGTGAAAACTACTAAACCTAACGGACCAGTGGGAGAGTCTTCAGAAGTTCAGGAAGATATTTAA